In Burkholderia lata, the DNA window GCGGGCGTCGACGTGATGCTGGCCGGCCCGATGCCGACGCCGGGCGTCGCGTACCTGACGCGTGCGCTGCGCCTGTCGGCGGGCGTCGTGATCAGCGCATCGCACAACCCGTATCACGACAACGGGATCAAGTTTTTCTCCGCTGACGGCAACAAGCTGCCGGACGACACCGAAGCCGCGATCGAAGCGTGGCTCGACAAGCCGCTCGAATGCGCATCGTCCGACGGTCTCGGCAAGGCGCGTCGCCTCGACGACGCGGCCGGCCGCTACATCGAGTTCTGCAAGAGCACGTTCCCGGCCGCGTTCAACCTGCGCGGGCTGAAGCTCGTGATCGACTGTGCGCACGGTGCCGCGTACCAGATCGCACCGCACGTGTTCCACGAACTCGGCGCGGACGTGATCCCGATCGGCGTCGCGCCGAACGGCTTCAACATCAACGACGGCGTCGGTGCGACCGCGCCTGACGCGCTGGTGCGCGCGGTGCGTGCCAACCACGCCGATCTCGGCATTGCGCTCGACGGCGATGCAGACCGCCTGCAGGTCGTGGACTCGACCGGCCGCCTGTACAACGGCGACGAGCTTCTCTACGTGCTCGTGAAGGACCGGATCGCGACCGACGGGAAGGTCGAAGGTGCGGTCGGCACGTTGATGACGAACCTCGCGGTCGAAGTCGCGCTGCAGCGCGAGGGCGTGAAGTTCGTCCGTGCGGCGGTCGGCGATCGCTACGTGCTCGAACAGTTGCGCGAGCACGGCTGGCAGCTCGGCGCGGAAGGTTCGGGCCACATCCTGTCGCTCGATCGCCATTCAACCGGCGACGGCATCGTGTCGGCGCTGCTCGTGCTGGCCGCGCTGAAGCGCAGCGGCCAGACCCTCGCGCAGATGCTCGACGGCGTCACGCTGTTCCCGCAGAAGCTGATCAACGTGCGGATGAAGCCGGGCGCCGACTGGAAGGGCAGCACGTCGATTCGCGCCGCGATCGACACAGCCGAAGCCGCGCTCGCCGGCAGCGGCCGCGTGCTGATCCGCGCATCGGGCACCGAGCCCGTGCTGCGCGTAATGGTCGAAGCGCAGCAGGCTGCTGACGCGGTCCGCCATGCGGAGACGATCGCCGACGCGGTGCGCGCGGCGACGACCTGACGCGCGGACCCGGCGCGGACAGGTCAAACGCCTGCGCGCCGGCGCTCCAGTGAATCCGCTCGCGGCGCCTTCGGGGCGCCGCGATTTCGTCAGACGCAAAGGTTTGCGATACCTGTAAGCAGGGCGCGTCGCCCACCTTGTTGCACGGTCGAGAAACCGTCTGACCCCTGATATCGGGACGGTCACGAGCGGGGGCTTTCCATCGCGCAGACACTGCGCTACGATCCGCTCGCACCCGGGTGAAACGGGTAGTCTCCCCATCCTTTCCAGGCAGGCAATTCTTGCCGCCACCGCCGTTCCGGCGCCGTCCGGGCGCCGCGCGCACCGCACCCGATACTCCCTTTCAACCAGTCATGTTACTGTCACGCCAGTTTCATCGATTGTCACATTACCGTCATGAGGACCCCCTAACCTTCGCGGTGCCGTAGTCATCCGCTCACACACTGGAGGTCTCATGAAATTGATGCAAACCGCGATTGCCGGCCTGGCTGGCGCGCTTTTCGCCGTCGCCGCTCACGCTGCCGACATCACGGGCGCAGGCAGCACGTTCGCGATGCCGATCTATACGAAATGGGCTGCTGACTACCAGCAGACCGGCGGCGCGAAGGTCAACTACCAAGGTATCGGCTCGTCGGGCGGCCTGAAGCAGATCGTCGCGAAGACGGTCGATTTTGCCGGTTCGGACGCTCCGCTGAAGGATGACGAGCTTGCAAAGGAAGGCCTGTTCCAGTTCCCGACGGTGGTCGGCGGCGTGGTGCCGGTCGTCAACGTGCCGGGCGTGAAGGCCGGTGAACTGACGCTGTCGGGCCCGGTGCTCGGCGACATCTACCTCGGCAAGATCAAGAAGTGGAACGACCCGGCGATCGCCGCGCTGAACCCGAAGGTCAAGCTGCCGGACACGGACATCGCCGTGGTTCGCCGCGCTGACGGCTCGGGCACGAGCTTCATCTGGACGAACTACCTGTCGAAGGTCAACGACGAGTGGAAGTCGAAGGTCGGCGAAGGCACGACGGTCAACTGGCCGACGGGCACGGGCGGCAAGGGCAACGACGGCGTCGCAGCCTTCGTGCAGCGCCTGCCGGGCGCAGTCGGCTACGTCGAATGGGCGTACGCGAAGAAGAACAACATGGTCTACACGGCCCTGAAGAATTCGACGGGCACGGTGGTCGAGCCGAAGACGGAAACGTTCAAGGCCGCTGCTGCAGGCGCGAACTGGTCGAAGTCGTTCTACCATGACGAACCAGCCGGGCAAGGAAGCATGGCCGGTCGTCGGCGCGACGTTCGTGCTGCTGCACGCAAAGCAGGACAAGCCGGAGCAGGGCGCGGAAACGCTGAAGTTCTTCAGCTGGGCGTTCAAGAACGGCGAGAAGGCTGCTGACAGCCTCGACTACATCTCGCTGCCGCCGGCAGTCGAAGTGGAAATCCGCAAGCAGTGGAAGGCGAAGGTGACGGACGCTTCGGGCAAGTCGGTCGCCGCCGAGTAAGTATTGCAGCGGTTCGCTGCCCGGCCGTGCCGGTCGGGCAGTGTGTGCGGTAAAGCCGGGCGTTACGGCGCTCGGCAATCAAAAGCAGGCACCCATGTCTGATATTTCCTATACGTCCTCACGGTCCGCCGACGTTGCGCAGCAACGCGCGCCGAGCCGCCTCGGGGATGTCGTATTCGGCGGTCTTGCACGGCTTGCCGCCATCGTGACCCTGCTGCTGCTCGGCGGGATCATCGTTTCCCTGATCATTGCGTCGATGCCGACCATCCAGAAGTTCGGCCTCGGCTTCCTGTGGCAATCCGAGTGGGATCCCAACTCGGACATCTATGGCGCGCTGGTGCCGATCTACGGCACGATCGTGACGTCGGTCATCGCGCTCGTCATCGCGGTGCCGGTCAGCTTCGGTATCGCACTGTTCCTCACCGAGCTGTCGCCCGTGTGGCTGCGCCGCCCGCTCGGCATCGCGATCGAGCTGCTCGCCGCGATTCCGTCGATCGTGTACGGCATGTGGGGCCTGCTCGTGTTCGCGCCGATCTTCGCGGAATACTTCCAGAAACCGCTCGGCCACCTGTTCAAGGACGTGTGGATTCTCGGCCCGCTGACCGCCGGCCCGCCGATCGGTATCGGCATCCTCGCAGCCGGCGTGATCCTCGCGATCATGATCATCCCGTACATCGCGTCGGTGATGCGTGACGTGTTCGAAGTCACGCCCGTGCTGCTGAAGGAATCGGCATACGGGATCGGCTGCACGACCTGGGAAGTGATGTGGAAAGTCGTGCTGCCCTATACGAAGACCGGTGTGATCGGCGGCGTGATGCTCGGCCTCGGCCGCGCGCTCGGCGAGACGATGGCCGTGACCTTCGTGATCGGCAACACGAACCTGCTCGACAGCATTTCTCTGTTCGCACCGGGCAACAGCATCACGTCGGCGCTCGCGAACGAATTCGCTGAAGCGCAACCGGGCCTGCATACGTCCGCGCTGATGGAACTGGGCCTGATCCTGTTCGTGATCACGTTCATCGTGCTGTCCATCTCCAAACTGCTGCTGCTTCGTCTCGAGAAGGGAGAGGGCAAGAAATGAGCGAGCCCATCATGAATTTCCCGGGTCCGGACGGCGCCGTGCTCGACGCGATGCGCAATCGCCTGCAGCGCAAGCGCAAGGCCATCAACGCGATCGCGCTGGCTGCGTCACTCGGCGCGATGGCCTTCGGCCTGCTGTGGCTCGTGTGGATTCTCTACACGACGGTGCATCTCGGCATCAGCGGCCTGTCGCTGCAACTGTTCACGGAATCGACGCCGGCACCGAACACGGAGGGCGGCGGTCTCGCGAACGCGATCGTCGGCAGCCTGCTGCTGTGCGGCTTCGGCACGCTGGTCGGCACGCCGATCGGCATCCTCGCGGGCGTCTATCTCGCCGAATACGGCCAGAAGAACCTGCTGGCGAGCACGATCCGTTTCATCAACGACATCCTGCTGTCCGCGCCGTCGATCGTCATCGGCCTGTTCGTGTATGCGATCGTCGTCGCGAAGTCGGGGCGCTTCTCGGGCTGGGCCGGCGTGATTGCGCTCGCCCTGCTGCAGATTCCGATCGTGATCCGCACGACCGAGAACATGCTGAAGCTCGTGCCGAACGCGCTGCGTGAAGCGGCCTTCGCGCTCGGTACGCCGAAGTGGCGCATGGTGCTGAAGATCACGCTGCGCGCATCGGTCGGCGGGATCGTGACGGGCGTGCTGCTTGCCATCGCGCGAATCGCCGGCGAAACGGCGCCGCTGCTGTTCACCGCGCTGTCGAACCAGTTCTTCTCGTGGGACATGAGCCAGCCGATGGCGAACCTGCCGGTCACGATCTACAAGTTCGCGATGAGCCCGTTCGCGGAATGGCAGTCGCTGGCGTGGGCGGGCGTGTTTCTGATTACGCTCGGGGTGCTCGGACTCAACATCCTGGCGCGCTCGATCTTCTCGAAAAAGTAACGGCGGAGCAATCCGATGAATATGGCAGAAAGCCACCTGAATCCTGTCGAGCGCACTGCAGCGCCGGCCGGCACGCAAGAAGCGGCGCACGGCCGTCCGCTCGAGCCGCTGAACGCGAAGATCGAGGTCAACAACCTCAACTTCTTCTACAACAAGTTCCACGCGCTGAAGAACATCAACCTGAGCATTCCCGAAGGGAAGGTGACGGCGTTCATCGGCCCGTCGGGCTGCGGCAAGTCGACGCTGCTGCGCACGTTCAACAAGATGTTCGCACTCTATCCGGAGCAGCGCGCCGAAGGTGAAATCATGATGGACGGCGAGAACCTGCTGACGACGAAGCGCGACATCTCGCTGCTGCGCGCGCGTATCGGCATGGTGTTCCAGAAGCCGACCCCGTTCCCGATGTCGATCTACGACAACATCGCGTTCGGCGTGAAGATGTTCGAAAAGCTCACGCGCTCGGAAATGGACGACCGCGTCGAGTGGGCGCTCACGAAGGCCGCGCTGTGGAACGAAGTGAAGGACAAGCTGAACCAGAGCGGCTACGGCCTCTCGGGCGGCCAGCAGCAGCGTCTGTGCATCGCGCGCGGCATCGCGATCCGTCCGGAAGTGCTGCTGCTCGACGAGCCGTGCTCGGCGCTCGACCCGATCTCGACGGGCCGCATCGAAGAGCTGATCGCGGAGCTGAAGAGCGACTACACGGTCGTGATCGTCACGCACAACATGCAGCAGGCCGCACGCTGCTCGGATTTCACGGCCTACATGTACCTGGGCGAGTTGATCGAATTCGGCGAGACCGAAAAGATCTTCATCAAGCCGGTGCGCAAGGAAACGGAAGACTACATCACCGGCCGCTTCGGCTGATGACGGAGAACAACAGCCATGTCGGATAAACATCTGTCGAGCCAGTTCGACGCGGACCTGAATGCCGTGTCGTCGAAAGTGCTGGAAATGGGCGGGCTCGTCGAGTCGCAGATCGTCGGCGCGATGCACGCGCTGAACGACTTCGATCGCGATGCAGCCGAGAAGGTGATCGCAAACGAAGAAGTCCTGAACACGATGGAAGTCGACATCGACCAGGAGTGCGGCAACATCATCGCGCGGAGGCAGCCTGCTGCGCGTGACCTGCGCCTTTTGATGTCGATTTCGAAAACGATTACGAACCTCGAGCGCGCAGGCGACGAGGCCGAGAAGATCGCGAAGCGTGTACGCCGCCTGGTCGACGAGCCGGCCGCGCGCACGGTCAACATCGCCGAGATCAAGGTGTCGGGCGAGATGGCCGTGACGATCCTGCGCCGCGCGCTCGACGCGTTCGCGCGTCTCGATACGGTGGCCGCCGCACAGATCGTCAAGGACGACAAGGAAATCGACCTGGAATTCCGCGCGTTCGTGCGCAAGCTCGTGTCGTACATGCAGGAAGATCCGCGCACGATCTCGGTCGGCCTGGAATACCTGTTCATCGCGAAGGCGATCGAGCGGATCGGCGATCACGCGAAGAACATCGCCGAATTCATCATCTACATCGTGAAGGGCACCGACGTGCGGCACCAGCCGCGCGACACGCTCGATCGCGAAGCCAACAGTTAATCGACTCCGTACAGGAAGAATAGAGGTGCCGATGCCCAGCAACATTCTCGTCGTTGAAGATGAGCCCGCGATTTCCGAACTGATCTCGGTGAATCTCCAGCACGCCGGTCACTGCCCGATCCGCGCGTACAACGCCGAACAGGCTCAAAACCTGATCAGCGACGTGCTGCCCGATCTCGTGCTGCTCGACTGGATGCTGCCGGGCAAGTCCGGTATCGCGTTCGCGCGCGACCTGCGCAACAACGAACGGACCAAGCACATCCCGATCATCATGCTGACTGCCCGCGGCGACGAGCAGGACAAGGTGCTCGGCCTCGAAATCGGCGCGGACGACTACGTGACGAAGCCGTTTTCGCCGAAGGAGCTGATGGCGCGGATCAAGGCCGTGCTGCGCCGCCGCGCGCCGCAGCTGACCGAGGACGTCGTGGCGATCAACGGGCTGCGCCTCGACCCGGCCACGCATCGCGTCGCCGCGCATGCGGAAGGCAGCGAGATCAAGCTCGATCTCGGCCCGACCGAGTTCCGCCTGCTGCATTTCTTCATGACGCATCCGGAGCGCGTGCACAGCCGCACGCAACTGCTCGACCAGGTGTGGGGCGACCATGTATTCGTCGAGGAGCGCACCGTCGACGTGCACATCAAACGATTGCGCGCGGCCTTGAAACCGGCCGGCTGCGATGCGATGATCGAGACCGTGCGCGGCAGCGGCTACCGGCTCGCCAAGCACGCGTAACGTATCCACGCATGCCGTGTGCCACGGCATGCCGTTCATTCTTTCGGGCGCTGAATCATGAACATCATCTGGGCGCGCTTTCTGGTGTCGCTCGTGCTGCTCGTGCTGATCGGCGTATTGGTCGGCGTCTTCGCCGGCCCGACCGCGGGCCTCGTGTTCGTGGTCGTGATGCTGGTCGCGCAGGGCTTTTTCAGCACCTTTCATACGCAGCGTCTGTGGCGCCTGCTCGATGCACCGGTCTATGGCGAGGTGCCGAGCGCGCCGGGCATCTGGGGTGAAATCTACTATCGTCTGCACAAGCTCGCGAAGCAGTGGCATGCGCAGGTGCGTCAGGTCGAGCAGCAGCATTCGCGCTTCATCCAGGCGATCCAGGCATCGCCGAACGGCGTCGCGATGCTCGACGACCATGACCAGATCGAGTGGTGCAATTCGATCGCCGAGGTGCATTTCGGCCTCGACGCGAAGCGCGACCTGCGCCAGCACATCACCAACCTGGTGCGCCATCCCGAGTTCGTCCGCTATCTGAACGCGCAGCATTACGACGAGACGCTCGTGATGCGCGGCATGGGCGACTCGCGGCAGAACGTGCTGGAAGTGCAGGTGTTTCCGTACGGCGAGAATCGCAAGCTGCTGCTCACGCAGGACATCACCGAGCTCGAGCGGACCGACGCGATGCGGCGCGACTTCGTCGCGAACGTGTCGCACGAATTGAAGACGCCGCTCACCGTGCTGTCGGGGTTCCTCGAGACGATGCGCGAGCTGCCGCTGAACGAGGAAGACCGTGCGCGCTATCTCGACATGATGGAGCAGCAGGCCTCGCGGATGCGGCACATCGTGACCGACCTGCTGGTGCTCGCGAAGCTCGAGGGCGAGAGCAAGCCGCCGCTCGATCGCGCGATCGACATGCGTGCCGTGTTCGACCATCTGAAGGAGGACGCGCAGACACTGTCGAACGGGCATCACGACATCGCGTTCACGATCGACGAGACGCTTGGCGTCACCGGCGCGCAGACGGAGCTGTTCAGCGCATTCGCGAATCTCGTTACCAACGCGATCCGCTATACGCCGGAAGGCGGCAAGATCGTCGTGACGTGGCGGCGCGAAGGTGCGCAGGGCGTGTTTTCCGTCACGGACAGCGGCTTCGGGATTCCGGCCGCCGACCTGCCGCGGCTCACTGAACGCTTCTACCGCGTCGATCGCAGCCGTTCGCGCGACACGGGCGGCACGGGGCTCGGCCTTGCGATCGTCAAGCACGTGCTGCAGCGTCATGACGCGCACCTGTACGTGCAAAGCGAGGAAGGGCGCGGCAGCACGTTCACCGCGCGGTTCCCGGGCTCGCGCATCATCGCGATCCGGCCGGCCGCATACGAGGCATGATCGCGTAACGGCATCCGTCGCTCGTTCGGCGAGCGGCGGCATGCTGGATCCGCAATAAAAAAGCGCAGCCCGCGGGCTGCGCTTTTTTTGTGAGCGACGCGGCGCGCGACTCGCGCCGCGCTACCGGTTCAAGAACAGAACTTCGCGAGCAACCCGAGTTGCGCGTTGCGGATCGTCTTGCCCGCGCGACGGCGACGGTAGTGGCCGTCGCTGTGCATCTGCCATGCCGACTGGTTGTCGCCGAGGCACACCGACAGGCCTTCGGCGATCACGCGCCGCTTGAGCTTGCGATCGCGGATCGGGAACGCGACTTCGACGCGGCGGAACAGGTTGCGGTCCATCCAGTCGGCGCTCGACAGATAGACGTCCTCGGCACCGTTCGCGTGGAAATAGTAGATCCGGTGGTGCTCGAGGAAGCGGCCGACGATCGAGCGCACGGTGATGTTTTCCGACAGCCCCGGCACGCCGGGCTTCAGCGCGCAGACACCGCGCACGATCAGGTCGACCTTGACGCCGGCCTGCGACGCTTCATACAGCGCGGCGATCACCGTCGGCTCCAGCAGTGCGTTCATCTTCGCGACGACGCGTGCGCGCTTGCCGGCGCGCGCATTGTCGATCTCGACGCGGATCGCGTCGATGATGCGCGGATGCAGCGTGAACGGCGACTGCCACAGCTCGTGCAGCGTGAGCTCGCCGCCGATGCCCGTCAGTTGCTGGAACACGTGATGGACGTCCTCGCAGATCTTCTGGTCGGCCGTCATCAGCCCGAAGTCGGTGTAGAGGCGTGCCGTACGCGGGTGGTAGTTGCCGGTGCCGAGGTGCACATAGCGGCGCAGCGATGCCTTGCCGGCCTGCACGACGCGCCGCACGATCAGCATCATCTTCGCGTGGCACTTGTGGCCGACCACGCCGTACACGACATGCGCGCCGACGGCTTCGAGCTGCGACGCCCAGTTGATGTTGGTTTCCTCGTCGAAGCGCGCGAGCAGTTCGACGACGACCGTCACTTCCTTGCCGTTGCGCGCGGCTTCCATCAGCGCGTCCATCAGCGGCGAATCGGTGCCGGTGCGGTAGATCGTCTGCTTGATCGCAACGACGCTCGGATCCCGCGCGGCCTGCTGCAGCAGTTCGAGCACCGGCTGGAAGCTCTCGTACGGGTGGTGCAGCAGGATGTCGCCGTTGTCGATCGCGTCGAACATCGTCGGCGCGTTCGTGATCGCGGACGGGGTCGACGCGGTGAACGGCGTGAACTTCAGGTCGGGGCGATCGACGAGATCGGGGATCTGCATCAGCCGCACGAGGTTCACCGATCCGGCCACGCGATAGCAGTCCTTCTCGCCGAGTTCGCTTTCCACGAGCAGGCGTCGCACGATGTGCGGCGGCGTGTCGGCCGACACCTCGAGGCGCACCGCGTTGCCAAGGTGGCGCGCGGGCAGTTCGCCCTGCAGTGCGACGCGCAGGTTCGTGATTTCGTCTTCGTCGACGAACAGCTCGCTGTTGCGCGTGATGCGGAACTGGTTGCAACTCTTCACGGTCAGTTGCGGGAAGAGCTCGCCGACGAAGTACTGCATGAACGAGCTCAGCAGCACGAAGCCGTGCTCGAAGCCCGACAGCGCGTGCGGCATGCGCACGACGCGCGGCAGCGCGCGCGGCGCCTGCACGATGCCCATCACGGCCTGGCGGCCGAATGCGTCGCGGCCTTCGAGCTCGACGACGAAGTTCAGACTCTTGTTCAGCACGCGCGGGAACGGGTGAGCGGGATCGAGGCCGATCGGCGTCAGCACGGGCAGCAGCTCGTCGAGGAAGTAGCGCCGCGCCCATTCGAGCTGCTCGTCGTTCCACGTGTCGCTCGCATGGAAGTAGATGCCTTCCTGTTCGAGCGCGGGCAGCACGGTTTCGTGCAGCATCGTGTACTGTCGATGGACGAGCCGTTGCGCGCGTTCGACGACGAGATCGTAAGCGTGTTGTAACGACATGCCGTCGGGCGTCAGTGCGCCGGGGTTGTCGCGGATCTGCTCCTGCAGCCCGGCCATCCGGACTTCGAAAAATTCGTCGAGGTTGCTGCTGGTGATGCAGATGAAGCGGAGGCGCTCGAGCAACGGGACTTGCGGATCGGCTGCCTGGGCCAGCACGCGCTCGTTGAAACCGAGGATGCCGAGTTCACGATTGAGAAGCGGATAACGGACGGACATCGGCAGAGTAGGGGGTGATTCGGGCGATGATTCGAAAGGACGCTCGGAAACTCTCACGGTACGATGACGTGCTGATGACAATGATGTATTTATATCGGGAAATTCTACGCTGTAACCGTTTCGTCTCATAAATGTTTCGACGATATGCAAACGAGCGGTGTGCATGCCCGTGAAGCGTGGCAATGGCAAGCGTTCCACGCTTAAAATGTCGCCTTTGATTGATCGCCCAGGGTTGCCGCATAGGCTGCCGTGGGAGAACGCGCACGGAGCCCCCTTCTGATGGTTACAACCCCCCACTTGCTGGCTGCCGTGGATCTCGGCTCGAACAGCTTCCGGCTGATCGTCGGTCGTGTCGAGGAAACGCCGGCAGGCAGCCAGATCTATCCCGTCGACGCGTTGCGCGAGCCGGTCCGGCTGGCCGCAGGCCTGTCGAGCGACAAGATGCTCGATCGCGCGTCGCAGGAGCGTGGCTGGGAGGCGCTCAAGCGGTTCGGCGAGCGCCTGCGCGATTTCCATCCCGATCATGTGCGCGCGGT includes these proteins:
- the pstB gene encoding phosphate ABC transporter ATP-binding protein PstB, translating into MNMAESHLNPVERTAAPAGTQEAAHGRPLEPLNAKIEVNNLNFFYNKFHALKNINLSIPEGKVTAFIGPSGCGKSTLLRTFNKMFALYPEQRAEGEIMMDGENLLTTKRDISLLRARIGMVFQKPTPFPMSIYDNIAFGVKMFEKLTRSEMDDRVEWALTKAALWNEVKDKLNQSGYGLSGGQQQRLCIARGIAIRPEVLLLDEPCSALDPISTGRIEELIAELKSDYTVVIVTHNMQQAARCSDFTAYMYLGELIEFGETEKIFIKPVRKETEDYITGRFG
- the phoB gene encoding phosphate regulon transcriptional regulator PhoB — encoded protein: MPSNILVVEDEPAISELISVNLQHAGHCPIRAYNAEQAQNLISDVLPDLVLLDWMLPGKSGIAFARDLRNNERTKHIPIIMLTARGDEQDKVLGLEIGADDYVTKPFSPKELMARIKAVLRRRAPQLTEDVVAINGLRLDPATHRVAAHAEGSEIKLDLGPTEFRLLHFFMTHPERVHSRTQLLDQVWGDHVFVEERTVDVHIKRLRAALKPAGCDAMIETVRGSGYRLAKHA
- the pstA gene encoding phosphate ABC transporter permease PstA: MSEPIMNFPGPDGAVLDAMRNRLQRKRKAINAIALAASLGAMAFGLLWLVWILYTTVHLGISGLSLQLFTESTPAPNTEGGGLANAIVGSLLLCGFGTLVGTPIGILAGVYLAEYGQKNLLASTIRFINDILLSAPSIVIGLFVYAIVVAKSGRFSGWAGVIALALLQIPIVIRTTENMLKLVPNALREAAFALGTPKWRMVLKITLRASVGGIVTGVLLAIARIAGETAPLLFTALSNQFFSWDMSQPMANLPVTIYKFAMSPFAEWQSLAWAGVFLITLGVLGLNILARSIFSKK
- the glmM gene encoding phosphoglucosamine mutase, with product MGRRYFGTDGIRGTVGEGPITPDFVLRLGYAAGKVLASSAEVAAGSRPTVLIGKDTRVSGYMLEAALEAGFSAAGVDVMLAGPMPTPGVAYLTRALRLSAGVVISASHNPYHDNGIKFFSADGNKLPDDTEAAIEAWLDKPLECASSDGLGKARRLDDAAGRYIEFCKSTFPAAFNLRGLKLVIDCAHGAAYQIAPHVFHELGADVIPIGVAPNGFNINDGVGATAPDALVRAVRANHADLGIALDGDADRLQVVDSTGRLYNGDELLYVLVKDRIATDGKVEGAVGTLMTNLAVEVALQREGVKFVRAAVGDRYVLEQLREHGWQLGAEGSGHILSLDRHSTGDGIVSALLVLAALKRSGQTLAQMLDGVTLFPQKLINVRMKPGADWKGSTSIRAAIDTAEAALAGSGRVLIRASGTEPVLRVMVEAQQAADAVRHAETIADAVRAATT
- the pstC gene encoding phosphate ABC transporter permease PstC, producing the protein MSDISYTSSRSADVAQQRAPSRLGDVVFGGLARLAAIVTLLLLGGIIVSLIIASMPTIQKFGLGFLWQSEWDPNSDIYGALVPIYGTIVTSVIALVIAVPVSFGIALFLTELSPVWLRRPLGIAIELLAAIPSIVYGMWGLLVFAPIFAEYFQKPLGHLFKDVWILGPLTAGPPIGIGILAAGVILAIMIIPYIASVMRDVFEVTPVLLKESAYGIGCTTWEVMWKVVLPYTKTGVIGGVMLGLGRALGETMAVTFVIGNTNLLDSISLFAPGNSITSALANEFAEAQPGLHTSALMELGLILFVITFIVLSISKLLLLRLEKGEGKK
- the phoU gene encoding phosphate signaling complex protein PhoU; protein product: MSDKHLSSQFDADLNAVSSKVLEMGGLVESQIVGAMHALNDFDRDAAEKVIANEEVLNTMEVDIDQECGNIIARRQPAARDLRLLMSISKTITNLERAGDEAEKIAKRVRRLVDEPAARTVNIAEIKVSGEMAVTILRRALDAFARLDTVAAAQIVKDDKEIDLEFRAFVRKLVSYMQEDPRTISVGLEYLFIAKAIERIGDHAKNIAEFIIYIVKGTDVRHQPRDTLDREANS
- the ppk1 gene encoding polyphosphate kinase 1, encoding MSVRYPLLNRELGILGFNERVLAQAADPQVPLLERLRFICITSSNLDEFFEVRMAGLQEQIRDNPGALTPDGMSLQHAYDLVVERAQRLVHRQYTMLHETVLPALEQEGIYFHASDTWNDEQLEWARRYFLDELLPVLTPIGLDPAHPFPRVLNKSLNFVVELEGRDAFGRQAVMGIVQAPRALPRVVRMPHALSGFEHGFVLLSSFMQYFVGELFPQLTVKSCNQFRITRNSELFVDEDEITNLRVALQGELPARHLGNAVRLEVSADTPPHIVRRLLVESELGEKDCYRVAGSVNLVRLMQIPDLVDRPDLKFTPFTASTPSAITNAPTMFDAIDNGDILLHHPYESFQPVLELLQQAARDPSVVAIKQTIYRTGTDSPLMDALMEAARNGKEVTVVVELLARFDEETNINWASQLEAVGAHVVYGVVGHKCHAKMMLIVRRVVQAGKASLRRYVHLGTGNYHPRTARLYTDFGLMTADQKICEDVHHVFQQLTGIGGELTLHELWQSPFTLHPRIIDAIRVEIDNARAGKRARVVAKMNALLEPTVIAALYEASQAGVKVDLIVRGVCALKPGVPGLSENITVRSIVGRFLEHHRIYYFHANGAEDVYLSSADWMDRNLFRRVEVAFPIRDRKLKRRVIAEGLSVCLGDNQSAWQMHSDGHYRRRRAGKTIRNAQLGLLAKFCS
- the phoR gene encoding phosphate regulon sensor histidine kinase PhoR is translated as MNIIWARFLVSLVLLVLIGVLVGVFAGPTAGLVFVVVMLVAQGFFSTFHTQRLWRLLDAPVYGEVPSAPGIWGEIYYRLHKLAKQWHAQVRQVEQQHSRFIQAIQASPNGVAMLDDHDQIEWCNSIAEVHFGLDAKRDLRQHITNLVRHPEFVRYLNAQHYDETLVMRGMGDSRQNVLEVQVFPYGENRKLLLTQDITELERTDAMRRDFVANVSHELKTPLTVLSGFLETMRELPLNEEDRARYLDMMEQQASRMRHIVTDLLVLAKLEGESKPPLDRAIDMRAVFDHLKEDAQTLSNGHHDIAFTIDETLGVTGAQTELFSAFANLVTNAIRYTPEGGKIVVTWRREGAQGVFSVTDSGFGIPAADLPRLTERFYRVDRSRSRDTGGTGLGLAIVKHVLQRHDAHLYVQSEEGRGSTFTARFPGSRIIAIRPAAYEA